In Topomyia yanbarensis strain Yona2022 chromosome 2, ASM3024719v1, whole genome shotgun sequence, one DNA window encodes the following:
- the LOC131684942 gene encoding SWI/SNF-related matrix-associated actin-dependent regulator of chromatin subfamily A-like protein 1 yields the protein MSCTAEEIAEKRRIAIERLNARKNAVENSKPQSIPSSEASPKPTFTLPLKQQQAIHSSASFYGKANATDNPHQSSNNKPNGYGPGKVKQVFTNTRMQSNPYTRNGPANRRTPGKIAPVFIRTVTCACAMVSETRFVVQASGFNDKLIEVFKSIPSKQYEPATKNWTFSITDYSLVQERVTALNPHVSIGPIPGFVLRFFTGNKRTIPNRSCLDAIDPTLANSLLEFQKEGVCFAIDKGGRALIADEMGLGKTYQAIAIADFYKENWPLLICTTASTRDVWAKTIRKLLRYVPVHNIVTLQGSQDSIGDARILISSYALMEKCAEKLLEQGFGFIIMDESHTLKNFKAKCTTVAQELARKAKRVILLSGTPALSRPVELFTQLQMLDKNFFQFKEYSTRYCAGKQTNFGWDASGQSNLPELNLLLAAKFMIRRTKQDVMSQLAEKSRETVILDPSLLWKNEETEEDLHTYAADYSMSKGRQREEILFKYYNATAEAKAPAVCAYLKQLLKEKQKFIIFAHHIKMLDSISKQLSKQKVDHIRIDGTTRSDLRSQLVNKFQTKDSCRAAVLSLKACNAGITLTAAQLVIFAELDWNPSTLAQAESRAHRIGQEGNVIVRYLLAKGTADDIIWTMLQKKQDILTKAGLCNEDFSDSTHVDAPCSAGNIEPFLEKRTCVPEDPNSNYEIDNVPEQNDNQHEFLGMLDDGEDDDLAGMDL from the exons ATGTCCTGCACCGCAGAGGAAATTGCCGAGAAACGACGGATTGCGATAGAACGTCTTAACGCCCGCAAGAATGCAGTGGAGAACAGTAAACCACAATCAATCCCATCGTCGGAAGCGTCTCCAAAACCTACTTTCACATTGCCCCTAAAACAGCAGCAGGCCATTCACAGCAGTGCTTCTTTCTATGGAAAGGCCAATGCAACAGATAATCCGCACCAATCTAGTAATAATAAACCGAACGGTTATGGTCCGGGAAAGGTGAAACAAGTTTTCACCAACACACGAATGCAATCTAACCCGTATACAAGAAATGGCCCAGCGAATAGAAGAACTCCGGGCAAAATAGCGCCCGTTTTCATACGGACAGTCACATGTGCGTGTGCAATGGTCTCGGAAACTCGATTTGTTGTACAAGCATCTGGTTTCAACGATAAACTAATTGAAGTGTTCAAAAGTATTCCTTCAAAGCAATATG AACCTGCTACAAAAAACTGGACATTCAGCATTACAGACTACtcgctagttcaggaaagggtTACTGCTCTGAACCCACACGTTTCGATTGGTCCTATCCCAGGATTCGTACTTCGATTCTTTACCGGGAATAAGCGTACCATACCGAATCGATCTTGCCTGGATGCCATTGATCCAACGCTGGCAAACAGTTTGTTGGAATTTCAAAAAGAAGGTGTCTGTTTTGCCATCGATAAAGGTGGACGAGCCCTCATAGCGGATGAAATGGGTCTAGGCAAAACCTATCAAGCTATTGCCATAGCGGACTTCTATAAAGAGAACTGGCCACTGCTAATTTGCACCACGGCTTCTACTAGAGACGTGTGGGCTAAAACAATCAGAAAGTTGCTTCGTTATGTGCCGGTGCACAACATTGTCACGTTACAAGGAAGCCAAGATTCTATAGGGGATGCACGTATTCTGATCTCAAGTTATGCGCTGATGGAAAAATGTGCCGAGAAGCTACTCGAGCAAGGTTTCGGTTTCATTATCATGGACGAATCGCACACGTTGAAGAATTTTAAAGCAAAGTGTACTACCGTTGCTCAAGAACTGGCACGGAAGGCTAAACGGGTGATTTTGTTGTCGGGAACACCTGCATTGTCGCGGCCCGTTGAACTGTTCACTCAGCTGCAAATGTTGGATAAgaacttttttcagttcaaggAGTATAGCACCAGGTACTGCGCCGGCAAGCAAACAAACTTTGGCTGGGATGCTAGCGGGCAGTCGAATTTGCCAGAGCTGAATCTGCTGCTAGCGGCAAAATTCATGATTCGACGTACCAAACAGGATGTGATGAGTCAGCTGGCTGAGAAGAGTCGCGAAACTGTGATACTGGATCCGTCGCTACTGTGGAAGAACGAAGAAACTGAGGAAGATTTGCACACTTATGCTGCGGACTACTCGATGAGCAAGGGTCGCCAGCGGGAGGAAATTCTATTCAAATATTACAACGCGACCGCGGAAGCGAAAGCACCAGCTGTGTG TGCGTATCTCAAGCAACTATTGAAAGAGAAGCAAAAGTTCATCATATTTGCCCACCATATCAAAATGTTGGATTCTATCTCCAAACAACTCAGTAAGCAAAAGGTAGATCACATTCGGATCGACGGAACGACGAGGTCAGACCTGAGATCG caattGGTGAATAAATTTCAAACAAAGGATTCCTGTAGAGCAGCGGTACTATCCTTGAAGGCATGCAACGCCGGTATAACACTAACAGCCGCACAACTTGTCATTTTTGCCGAATTGGATTGGAATCCAAGC ACGCTTGCTCAGGCAGAGAGTCGCGCCCATCGAATCGGACAGGAAGGCAATGTGATTGTTCGATATTTGCTGGCTAAAGGGACAGCCGACGACATAATATGGACTATGCTGCAGAAGAAGCAAGATATTCTCACTAAGGCTGGTTTGTGCAACGAGGATTTTTCCGATTCAACTCACGTCGATGCGCCATGCTCGGCCGGAAACATTGAACCGTTCTTGGAGAAACGTACTTGCGTACCAGAGGATCCAAATTCAAACTACGAGATCGATAACGTGCCGGAACAAAATGATAACCAGCACGAGTTTCTAGGTATGTTGGACGACGGAGAGGATGACGATTTGGCAGGAATGGATTTGTAG
- the LOC131684943 gene encoding U3 small nucleolar RNA-associated protein 6 homolog produces the protein MSEFIEKRRELAIKEYEFMKHLKLFTGDEIRDIKNKRFQHEHRVERRAKELTDYINYIVYESSLLELLRERRKKLRVRDGKHGLDNSIQIRIKVLYKRAMERFPAEYQLWMHYFKYCEKNKFTADASRMLDRMLNYHGDKPRAWISAANWEHEKMNNMDKAKHFMFRGLQRHPDCREMYLRFVEMMLKEAEKIEQVEEGTENQEQNVSRLGQILECVKLIYQHYKQKDTDLEFFIELLDCLKKINVTKTFGFEVLNDMKKTFAKKELMWHTLARLALEGSYLLSEKTCQQEKPSFKICLQQCIQIYETAIEAVPTKEMWSYYVETILQQNADMSCYPKLRRKALGEAFKKAYFAGFLEEDRYVQYIKLLIHSEETQFSFVSEVLSKALEVYPSSSQLWELQLTCLVRKCASAKEFESVFKQAINKCSSDVLPLWIVRSQFYYTQTENQNKLEQVFREAIQQSTSVSSHFQPLFLNYLVVTKNIDAARKEYREMQRNCKPCLELHHKMAELESIQMQPNFDQVRTIHENATQYFGTSNADVWIDYIRFERDNGSPKTIHTIFERAKMRLNADLMADFIVKYEQVKNPLL, from the coding sequence ATGAGTGAATTTATCGAAAAACGTCGCGAATTAGCAATCAAAGAGTATGAGTTTATGAAACACCTGAAACTGTTCACCGGCGACGAGATTCGTGACATAAAAAATAAGCGGTTTCAACACGAACACAGGGTGGAACGACGCGCTAAAGAGCTGACCGACTACATCAACTATATTGTGTACGAAAGTAGCTTGCTGGAACTGCTCCGAGAACGTAGGAAGAAACTACGTGTACGGGATGGGAAGCATGGTTTGGACAACAGCATCCAGATACGAATCAAGGTGCTGTACAAGCGAGCAATGGAACGATTCCCGGCAGAGTATCAACTTTGGATGCACTACTTCAAGTACTGTGAGAAGAATAAATTTACAGCAGACGCATCGAGAATGCTGGATAGGATGTTAAATTATCACGGCGATAAACCAAGAGCGTGGATTAGTGCTGCCAACTGGGAGCACGAGAAGATGAATAATATGGACAAAGCTAAGCATTTCATGTTCCGCGGATTGCAGAGGCACCCGGACTGCAGGGAGATGTATTTGCGGTTTGTGGAAATGATGCTGAAAGAGGCCGAAAAAATCGAGCAAGTTGAAGAGGGCACCGAAAATCAAGAACAGAATGTTTCGCGATTGGGTCAAATTTTGGAATGCGTCAAGTTGATCTATCAACACTACAAGCAAAAGGACACCGACCTGGAGTTTTTCATAGAATTGCTAGATtgcttgaaaaaaataaatgtaacAAAAACGTTCGGATTTGAGGTTTTGAACGACATGAAGAAGACGTTTGCCAAGAAGGAACTCATGTGGCACACATTGGCGCGATTGGCCTTGGAAGGGTCCTATCTATTAAGCGAGAAAACATGTCAGCAAGAAAAAccttcatttaaaatatgtctCCAACAGTGTATTCAGATTTACGAAACTGCCATTGAAGCGGTCCCTACAAAGGAAATGTGGAGTTATTATGTAGAAACAATCTTGCAGCAAAATGCGGATATGTCATGCTATCCCAAACTTCGTCGAAAAGCTTTGGGAGAAGCGTTCAAAAAGGCATATTTTGCTGGGTTTTTAGAAGAGGATAGATACGTCCAATATATCAAACTGTTGATTCATTCTGAGGAAACACAATTTTCATTTGTTAGTGAGGTCTTGAGCAAGGCGCTTGAGGTTTATCCCAGTTCCAGCCAACTTTGGGAGTTACAGCTAACATGTTTAGTTCGTAAATGCGCGTCTGCCAAGGAATTTGAATCAGTATTCAAACAGGCTATCAACAAGTGTTCTTCAGATGTTTTACCTCTATGGATTGTTCGTTCTCAGTTTTACTATACGCAAACAGAGAATCAAAACAAATTAGAGCAGGTTTTTAGAGAAGCCATACAACAGTCAACTAGCGTGTCTTCTCACTTTCAACCACTCTTTCTCAACTATTTGGTggtaacaaaaaatattgacgCAGCGCGTAAAGAGTATCGTGAGATGCAACGAAATTGTAAACCTTGTCTGGAATTGCACCACAAAATGGCAGAACTGGAATCTATTCAAATGCAGCCCAATTTCGACCAGGTACGGACGATCCACGAGAATGCTACCCAGTACTTTGGAACCTCAAACGCAGATGTTTGGATCGATTATATTCGGTTTGAACGAGATAATGGTTCACCAAAAACCATACATACAATTTTCGAACGGGCGAAAATGCGTTTAAATGCTGATTTGATGGCTGACTTCATTGTTAAGTATGAACAGGTAAAAAATCCGCTACTTTAA